In Molothrus aeneus isolate 106 chromosome 4, BPBGC_Maene_1.0, whole genome shotgun sequence, the following are encoded in one genomic region:
- the RNF103 gene encoding E3 ubiquitin-protein ligase RNF103 yields the protein MWVKLCCLLLYFLALFVLARVFEAVAWYESGFLATQLVDPVALSFRKLRTILECRGLGHSGLPEKKDVRELVEKSGDLMEGELYSALKEEEASESVSSTNFSGEMHFYELVEDTKDGIWLVQVIANDRSPLVGKVHWEKMVKKVSRFGIRTGTFNCSSDPRYCKRRGWLKSTLIMSVPQTSTSKGKVMLKEYNGRKIEVEHIFKWITAHAASRIKTIYNSEHLKEEWNKSDQYRVKIYLFANLDQPPAFFSALSVKFTGRVEFIFVNVENWDNKSYMAEIGIYKTPSYILRTPEGIYRYGNNTGEFISLRAMDSFLRSLQPEVNDLFVLSLVLVNLMAWMDLFITQGATIKRFVVLISTLGTYNSLLIISWLPVLGFLQLPYLDSFYEYSLKLFRYSNTTTLASWVRADWMFYSSHPALFLSTYLGHGLLIDYFEKKRRRNNNTDEVNANNLEWLSSLWDWYTSYLFHPIASFQHFPFDSDWDEDPDLFLERLAFPDLWLHPLIPTDYIKNLPMWRFQCLSAHSDEETLETFPDSESDSDSENKEVFSSDREVSEDDELSPCHRCSEGGVDACSCASHSCHHEPCERKARSYSSYSSAGDLEPDWSAWPPDMLHCTECVVCLENFAKGCLLMGLPCGHVFHQNCIMKWLAGGRHCCPVCRWASYKKKQPYTHPQPLSSEPPS from the exons ATGTGGGTGAAGctgtgctgtttgctgctctACTTCCTGGCGCTCTTCGTGCTGGCCCGGGTGTTCGAGGCCGTGGCGTGGTACGAGAGCGGCTTCCTCGCCACGCAGCTGGTGGACCCGGTGGCGCTGAGCTTCAGGAAGCTGCGGACCATCCTGGAGTGCCGCGGGCTGGGGCACTCGGGGCTGCCCGAGAAGAAGGATGTGCGGGAGCTGGTGGAGAAGTCAG GAGACCTCATGGAAGGAGAGCTTTATTCAGCTCTCAAGGAGGAAGAGGCCTCTGAATCGGTTTCCAGTACAAACTTCAGTGGTGAAATGCATTTCTATGAGCTTGTAGAAGACACAAAAGATGGGATCTGGCTGGTACAG GTCATAGCAAATGACAGAAGCCCGCTGGTGGGTAAAGTCCACTGGGAGAAAATGGTGAAGAAAGTCTCGAGATTTGGCATCCGTACTGGCACTTTTAACTGCTCCAGTGACCCCAG ATACTGCAAGAGGAGGGGTTGGCTGAAATCCACCCTCATTATGTCGGTTCCACAGACCAGTACCTCCAAGGGCAAAGTGATGCTGAAGGAATACAACGGGCGCAAGATCGAAGTGGAGCACATCTTCAAATGGATCACAGCCCACGCTGCCTCTCGGATCAAAACCATCTACAACTCTGAGCACTTGAAAGAAGAATGGAACAAAAGTGACCAGTACCGAGTGAAAATATACCTGTTTGCCAACCTTGACCAGCCTCCGGCCTTCTTCTCTGCACTGAGTGTAAAGTTTACTGGAAGAGTGGAGTTTATTTTTGTCAATGTGGAAAACTGGGACAATAAAAGTTACATGGCAGAAATCGGTATCTACAAAACACCATCATATATACTGAGGACTCCTGAAGGGATTTACAGGTATGGAAATAACACTGGTGAATTTATATCACTACGTGCCATGGATTCCTTTTTGCGCTCGTTGCAACCAGAAGTTAAcgatttatttgttttaagttTAGTTTTGGTTAATCTGATGGCTTGGATGGACCTGTTTATTACACAAGGCGCCACTATAAAGCGTTTTGTGGTTCTTATAAGCACTTTAGGGACGTATAATTCACTATTAATTATTTCCTGGCTACCAGTGTTAGGTTTTTTGCAACTACCCTACTTAGACAGCTTTTATGAGTACAGTTTAAAACTCTTCAGGTACTCGAACACAACTACTTTGGCTTCTTGGGTGAGGGCAGATTGGATGTTCTACTCCTCTCATCCAGCCCTCTTCCTCAGCACGTACCTTGGCCATGGTTTACTAATTGATTACTTTGAGAAGAAGCGAAGGCGCAATAATAACACGGATGAAGTAAATGCCAATAATCTGGAGTGGCTGTCGAGCCTGTGGGACTGGTACACCAGCTACCTGTTTCATCCCATTGCTTCTTTTCAACACTTCCCTTTTGACTCGGACTGGGATGAAGACCCAGATTTGTTCTTGGAGCGGTTGGCTTTCCCTGATCTCTGGCTTCACCCTCTGATACCAACTGATTATATAAAAAACTTACCCATGTGGAGGTTTCAATGCCTCAGCGCCCACTCTGACGAGGAAACGCTGGAAACCTTTCCAGACAGCGAAAGTGACTCTGACAGTGAGAACAAAGAGGTCTTCAGTAGCGACAGAGAGGTCTCGGAGGACGATGAGCTGAGCCCGTGTCACAGGTGCAGTGAAGGGGGTGTGGACGCCTGTTCCTGTGCCAGTCACTCTTGTCACCACGAGCCATGCGAGCGCAAAGCCAGGTCCTACAGCTCGTACAGCTCCGCGGGTGACCTGGAGCCAGACTGGTCAGCCTGGCCCCCCGACATGTTGCACTGTACAGAATGTGTGGTGTGTCTAGAAAATTTTGCAAAGGGCTGCCTGCTGATGGGCCTGCCCTGCGGCCACGTGTTCCACCAGAATTGCATCATGAAGTGGCTGGCGGGCGGGCGGCACTGCTGTCCCGTCTGCAGGTGGGCGTCCtacaaaaaaaagcagccaTACACACACCCGCAGCCTTTGTCGAGTGAGCCCCCGTCTTAG